The proteins below are encoded in one region of Ferruginibacter lapsinanis:
- a CDS encoding SRPBCC family protein: MRVIKPFFIGIIGLFIFSTLLSLLIPSSVKVSRTVIVNDTVSKVYAQVSDFHNWNNWHPMFVSKDVSVNFLNNGCDVVYNNKTTHLIFQSADSTSIKFLLKAEGENDISNEIIVQSVPQQKVTQVEWRAVTKLHWYPWEKFYAIFIDKMTGPGYEAALNGLKTFMETAH; this comes from the coding sequence ATGAGAGTTATAAAACCTTTTTTTATCGGCATTATCGGGCTGTTTATTTTCAGTACCCTATTATCATTACTGATACCATCTTCTGTAAAAGTGTCGAGGACAGTAATTGTAAATGACACTGTGAGTAAGGTATATGCACAGGTTTCTGATTTTCATAATTGGAATAACTGGCATCCGATGTTTGTCTCTAAAGATGTGTCAGTGAATTTTTTGAATAACGGGTGCGATGTGGTATATAATAATAAAACCACTCATTTGATATTTCAGTCTGCAGACTCGACATCCATCAAATTTTTATTAAAAGCCGAGGGAGAAAACGATATCAGTAATGAAATAATCGTTCAGTCTGTGCCACAGCAAAAAGTTACGCAGGTTGAATGGAGAGCAGTTACCAAATTGCACTGGTATCCATGGGAAAAATTCTATGCAATATTTATTGACAAGATGACCGGTCCCGGATATGAAGCAGCATTGAATGGTTTAAAAACATTTATGGAAACAGCACACTGA
- a CDS encoding ABC transporter permease — protein sequence MQEYSQLRAMLAITKASLRAIFRSPSAVIFSFVFPFIFILVFGFVGNNGGGGVYKIALDKNCDTTNTLFDSLKTSARIRIVYFDNDKELRSSLVKGKITGVLNIQKTKDSIPALTYSIQSTTASNDKLPQLRPVINNIINTISNKQYANRPTYAIEDVERSHLEVIREYKTIDFILPGQLGFSLLSSGVFGVAFMFFSLRNTLVLKRFFATPISRTYIVLGEGLARVLFQMLTAIVIIVAGRFIFGFTLVNGLETVIELLVLSFIGLVVFMGLGFIVSGIAKSESTIPPLANMITLPQFLLGGTFFGVDAFPKWLQPISKMLPLTHLNTAMRAVAFEGQNLWEVKNEIAILLLWGVVVYAVAIKVFKWE from the coding sequence ATGCAGGAGTATAGTCAGTTAAGAGCGATGTTAGCAATAACAAAGGCAAGTTTGAGGGCCATTTTCAGAAGTCCTTCGGCAGTGATCTTCAGCTTTGTTTTCCCATTTATTTTTATTTTAGTTTTTGGTTTTGTTGGGAATAACGGCGGTGGAGGTGTTTATAAAATTGCGTTAGACAAAAATTGTGATACAACAAATACATTATTTGATTCTTTAAAAACAAGTGCCAGGATCAGAATAGTGTATTTTGACAATGATAAAGAATTAAGAAGTAGTTTGGTGAAAGGGAAAATTACGGGGGTATTAAATATTCAAAAAACGAAAGATTCAATTCCTGCTTTAACCTATTCAATACAAAGTACTACAGCCAGCAATGATAAATTACCGCAATTAAGACCAGTGATCAACAATATAATAAATACTATCAGCAATAAGCAATATGCTAACAGACCAACATATGCGATAGAAGATGTTGAAAGAAGTCATCTTGAAGTAATAAGAGAATATAAAACGATAGATTTTATATTGCCTGGTCAGTTAGGTTTTTCTTTGTTAAGCTCTGGTGTTTTTGGCGTGGCGTTCATGTTCTTTAGTTTACGAAATACGTTGGTGTTAAAGCGTTTTTTTGCAACTCCGATAAGTAGAACGTATATAGTTTTGGGGGAAGGTTTGGCAAGAGTGCTTTTTCAAATGTTGACCGCCATTGTAATTATCGTGGCTGGTAGATTTATTTTTGGATTTACATTGGTTAATGGACTAGAGACGGTGATAGAACTGCTGGTACTTAGTTTTATAGGGTTAGTAGTTTTTATGGGGCTCGGTTTTATTGTAAGTGGCATAGCAAAAAGTGAAAGTACAATACCGCCTTTGGCCAATATGATCACACTACCACAGTTTTTGTTAGGAGGTACTTTTTTTGGAGTAGATGCATTTCCAAAATGGTTGCAGCCAATCTCAAAGATGTTGCCATTAACTCATTTAAATACAGCGATGAGGGCTGTAGCTTTTGAAGGGCAGAATTTATGGGAAGTAAAAAATGAGATTGCTATCTTGTTGTTATGGGGCGTTGTTGTTTATGCAGTAGCTATTAAAGTTTTTAAATGGGAATAA
- the parS gene encoding type II RES/Xre toxin-antitoxin system antitoxin — translation MKKDAKTKKTAPYKGNDAITKAEEPEVTFNKNIKLIPSVKDFTYSEFKKIADKTPFTQAEWASILHVSERTLQRYAKNNSSFAPINAERALQIAKVLKEAKIAFGNIDNFYNWLKRNPYMLEGNLSFNSLTTYEGIEKVLTQLGRIQHGLFA, via the coding sequence ATGAAAAAAGACGCAAAAACAAAGAAAACTGCTCCTTACAAAGGAAATGATGCAATTACAAAAGCCGAAGAACCCGAAGTTACCTTCAACAAAAATATAAAGCTCATTCCTTCGGTTAAAGATTTTACCTATAGCGAATTTAAAAAAATTGCAGACAAAACTCCTTTTACTCAAGCCGAATGGGCATCAATACTCCACGTTAGCGAACGTACTTTACAGCGCTACGCTAAAAACAATAGTAGTTTCGCTCCTATCAATGCCGAACGAGCCTTACAAATAGCCAAAGTTTTAAAGGAAGCTAAAATTGCTTTTGGGAATATTGATAATTTTTACAACTGGCTAAAACGTAATCCTTATATGTTGGAAGGAAACTTATCTTTCAATTCTCTTACCACTTATGAAGGAATTGAAAAAGTGTTAACACAATTAGGAAGAATACAACACGGTTTGTTTGCATGA
- a CDS encoding RES family NAD+ phosphorylase: MIVYRISNKVYSNDISGMGAKLNGARWNSAGTAMLYTAEHISLAILEMLVNTNFKDYDIALDLLYIQLPVTSGIAEIKHGKLKADWREDSDFTKFMGDEFIKQKQSLLLKVPSAVVSQEYNYLANPLHPDFKKIKIIKTTSFWPDKRLFAL, translated from the coding sequence ATGATAGTGTACAGGATAAGCAATAAGGTTTACAGCAATGATATTAGTGGCATGGGTGCCAAACTAAATGGTGCCCGTTGGAATTCAGCGGGAACAGCGATGTTGTACACTGCTGAACATATTTCTCTGGCCATATTGGAGATGCTCGTCAATACAAATTTCAAGGATTATGATATTGCTTTGGATCTGCTTTACATACAATTACCTGTTACATCCGGTATTGCAGAGATCAAGCATGGTAAACTAAAAGCAGACTGGAGAGAGGATTCTGATTTTACAAAATTTATGGGAGATGAATTTATCAAACAAAAGCAATCCTTATTATTAAAAGTGCCTTCGGCAGTTGTAAGCCAGGAATACAATTATCTTGCAAATCCATTGCACCCTGATTTTAAGAAAATAAAAATTATTAAAACAACCTCTTTTTGGCCTGATAAAAGGCTTTTTGCATTATGA
- the folK gene encoding 2-amino-4-hydroxy-6-hydroxymethyldihydropteridine diphosphokinase, with protein MNKTYLLLGSNMGNSKEQLLSAQKNIKKQIGKITRLSSLYQTAAWGNTNQPDFLNQVIIVETRLSARETIKTILSIEKEMGRIRTVKNAPRVIDIDILFYNKEIINDNDLKIPHPEIQNRNFVLSPLNELSPNMKHPVLNKTIHYLLTICKDKLNVKKF; from the coding sequence ATGAATAAAACCTATTTATTATTGGGCAGCAATATGGGTAACTCTAAAGAGCAGCTTTTATCAGCTCAAAAAAATATTAAAAAGCAAATCGGAAAGATTACCCGCCTTTCGAGTCTATACCAAACTGCCGCATGGGGAAATACCAACCAGCCCGATTTTCTTAATCAGGTGATCATTGTAGAAACAAGATTATCTGCCCGGGAAACAATAAAAACAATTCTGTCTATAGAAAAAGAAATGGGAAGGATAAGGACGGTCAAGAATGCTCCCAGGGTGATCGATATTGATATATTATTTTACAATAAGGAAATCATCAACGATAACGACCTAAAAATACCTCACCCCGAAATACAAAATCGAAACTTTGTATTATCACCTTTAAATGAGCTTTCTCCCAATATGAAACATCCTGTATTGAATAAAACTATTCACTATTTACTAACGATTTGTAAGGATAAATTGAATGTGAAAAAGTTTTAA
- a CDS encoding deoxynucleoside kinase: MQYNFITIEGNIGAGKTTLAHLLSKHYNARLILEEFADNPFLPKFYENPEQYAFPLELFFMAERYKQLKELLQTKDMFQHITVSDYLFTKCLLFAKVNLPEEEYRLYQKLFDIINPQIVQPDILIYLHTPVDKLQQNIKKRNREYEQGIPNEYLFTLQETYTQYIKQHNITTLFVDASNADFLTNEDHLKVITDALDKTYEGGQHYLSLP; encoded by the coding sequence ATGCAGTACAATTTTATCACCATAGAGGGGAATATCGGAGCAGGAAAAACCACGTTAGCACATTTATTAAGCAAGCATTACAATGCAAGATTGATACTGGAGGAATTTGCTGACAATCCTTTTCTGCCAAAATTTTACGAAAATCCAGAGCAGTATGCCTTTCCGCTTGAATTATTTTTCATGGCAGAGCGCTACAAACAATTAAAAGAATTACTGCAAACGAAGGATATGTTTCAACACATAACCGTATCTGACTATCTTTTTACAAAATGTCTTTTATTTGCCAAAGTAAATTTACCAGAGGAAGAATACAGGTTATACCAAAAACTATTTGATATTATCAATCCGCAAATTGTTCAACCTGATATTTTGATCTATCTGCATACACCGGTTGATAAACTTCAGCAAAACATAAAAAAACGCAACAGGGAATACGAGCAAGGTATCCCAAATGAATATCTCTTTACATTACAGGAAACCTATACCCAGTATATAAAGCAACATAATATTACCACACTGTTTGTTGATGCATCAAATGCTGATTTTTTGACGAATGAAGATCATCTAAAAGTAATCACCGATGCATTAGACAAGACATATGAAGGAGGGCAACATTATCTTTCATTGCCTTGA
- a CDS encoding MFS transporter: protein MSKPVLNALKIAEFRNFILGRFVFIMGLRMMGTLVSWWMYELTGDAFYIGMIGLAEAIPAIGLALYAGYVIDRSEKRMLLLFTTFLYLVCTLVLLGTSTDWFHYEFGNKLIIIFIYSVIFFTGIIRAFAGPSFGAIIASLVPRELLTTASQLSSTTWLVGSIIGHAMAGFLIAGLGVTGTFAVISVFIFLGWILLNQLREKKPGISSEKKTLDAVAEGLRFVFKTKEVLAALSLDLFAVLFGGAVAMVPVYAKDILKVGPIGFGWLNAAVDIGAIIMVVGLTLSPMRKKQGIKLLIAVAGFGICTIIFGISKWYWLSFSALLIAGVLDGVSVVVRGNIVQLKTPDELRGRVLSVNSMFINSSNEIGQFESGVAARLMGVVPSVVFGGCMTVLVVILTRISAPSLKKLEY from the coding sequence TTGAGCAAACCTGTTTTAAACGCATTAAAAATCGCCGAATTCAGAAATTTTATTCTGGGAAGATTTGTATTTATTATGGGCCTGCGCATGATGGGAACACTTGTATCCTGGTGGATGTATGAATTAACAGGTGATGCATTTTACATTGGTATGATAGGATTAGCTGAGGCCATTCCGGCAATAGGATTGGCTTTGTATGCAGGATATGTAATTGATAGATCTGAAAAAAGGATGTTGCTGCTTTTTACAACATTTCTTTATCTCGTATGCACGCTTGTTTTACTTGGTACATCTACCGATTGGTTTCATTATGAATTTGGCAATAAGCTCATCATTATTTTCATCTATAGTGTAATTTTCTTTACAGGAATCATAAGAGCCTTTGCCGGCCCAAGTTTTGGCGCTATCATAGCTTCACTGGTACCGAGAGAATTACTGACAACAGCATCACAACTTAGTTCAACCACCTGGTTGGTAGGAAGCATTATCGGGCATGCAATGGCGGGCTTTTTAATTGCCGGATTGGGTGTAACCGGCACCTTCGCTGTAATTTCTGTATTTATTTTTCTGGGATGGATATTACTCAATCAATTAAGAGAAAAGAAACCAGGTATCTCTTCCGAAAAAAAAACACTGGACGCCGTAGCGGAAGGATTGCGTTTTGTTTTTAAAACAAAAGAAGTGTTAGCGGCTTTATCGCTGGATCTATTTGCCGTACTCTTTGGTGGTGCAGTTGCTATGGTTCCAGTTTATGCAAAAGACATCCTGAAGGTAGGCCCGATAGGTTTTGGATGGCTAAATGCTGCAGTTGATATTGGCGCCATCATCATGGTAGTTGGATTAACCCTCTCTCCTATGCGTAAAAAACAAGGAATAAAATTATTAATCGCAGTAGCTGGTTTTGGTATTTGTACCATCATTTTTGGAATTTCCAAATGGTATTGGTTGTCCTTTAGCGCATTATTAATTGCCGGTGTGCTGGATGGTGTAAGTGTTGTGGTACGTGGCAATATTGTGCAATTAAAAACACCTGACGAACTAAGAGGACGTGTTTTGAGTGTTAACTCTATGTTCATTAACTCCTCAAATGAAATAGGGCAATTTGAAAGTGGCGTTGCGGCCAGATTAATGGGAGTAGTACCTTCTGTTGTATTTGGCGGTTGTATGACAGTACTGGTTGTTATTTTAACACGAATTAGCGCCCCCTCATTGAAGAAGTTAGAATATTAG
- a CDS encoding S1/P1 nuclease, with the protein MKLTLCSSTGPIPVIIKKYASIITTGTNYRFILKSSISLLLVLFFLCPKNAKAWGPKGHTIVAQIAMELLNPEVKKNVLAILNNMPIDTAANWMDIQRSNSDYDFMKPWHYIDFPKDEVYTPSTDENIVNRIIYTFNELQHKQVLCDEQVRWDLLILMHLLGDLSQPLHNGYDYDLGGNKRPVQLDTLKTNLHHFWDENIIDLKAISFEDCMALYRSMPNDKVDTIAGIHPGLWMKETRSLLGKVYDFNDYTITAAYVDRSAEIVKRQLVIGGVRLAAILNKLFMPDAPEIDMKAVIAKYKNGIDAKDALQFLDKNVTACSHVYGVKALENVTFINLGAKSPGSPLTVVIFAKDIKNFKPSVEELYRNKNICVLGKVVEYKGKAEIIVSKPEDIIIQ; encoded by the coding sequence ATGAAATTGACACTTTGCTCCTCTACCGGGCCTATACCCGTTATTATCAAAAAATATGCATCGATTATTACAACAGGTACGAATTACAGATTCATACTAAAATCGAGTATTTCTTTGCTTTTAGTATTATTTTTTCTTTGCCCTAAAAATGCAAAAGCATGGGGGCCGAAAGGGCATACAATCGTGGCACAAATAGCCATGGAATTATTGAATCCGGAAGTAAAGAAAAATGTATTGGCTATTTTAAATAATATGCCAATCGATACTGCTGCAAACTGGATGGATATCCAGCGATCTAATTCGGACTATGATTTTATGAAACCTTGGCATTATATAGATTTCCCTAAAGATGAAGTATATACGCCTTCTACAGATGAGAATATTGTTAACAGGATCATTTATACTTTTAATGAATTACAACATAAACAAGTTCTCTGCGACGAACAGGTTCGTTGGGATCTGCTTATTCTAATGCATCTGTTAGGAGATTTGAGTCAACCATTGCATAATGGATATGATTATGATCTGGGGGGCAACAAACGCCCTGTGCAATTAGATACTTTAAAAACAAATCTTCATCATTTTTGGGATGAAAACATTATTGATCTGAAAGCCATCAGCTTTGAAGATTGTATGGCATTATATAGAAGCATGCCAAACGATAAAGTAGATACCATCGCAGGTATACACCCCGGCCTATGGATGAAAGAAACTCGTTCGTTACTAGGCAAAGTGTATGATTTTAATGATTACACTATTACTGCGGCATATGTTGACAGAAGTGCTGAAATTGTAAAAAGACAATTAGTAATAGGTGGTGTAAGATTAGCCGCTATATTGAATAAACTATTTATGCCTGATGCTCCTGAGATTGACATGAAAGCTGTCATTGCCAAATATAAAAATGGTATAGATGCAAAAGATGCGTTACAATTTCTTGATAAGAATGTAACTGCCTGTTCTCATGTATACGGAGTAAAAGCTTTGGAAAATGTAACCTTTATTAATCTTGGCGCTAAATCACCCGGCAGTCCTTTAACCGTGGTTATTTTTGCAAAAGATATAAAGAATTTCAAACCTTCAGTGGAAGAATTATATCGTAATAAAAATATTTGTGTGCTAGGCAAAGTGGTGGAATATAAGGGTAAGGCCGAGATCATTGTTTCGAAGCCTGAAGATATTATCATTCAATAA
- a CDS encoding MFS transporter, translated as MIKDTNPQTAFAATAGLPKQLGVLSLPVIVGALGLFVDVYDLLLFGIVRKPSLASLGLNADQILSKGEFIISIQMLGLVIGGILWGILGDKKGRLNVLFGSILLYSLANIANGMVQTIPQYIIARFIAGIGLAGELGASITLVAEILPKEKRGIAASVITSVGVFGAVTAFLVYQTFGDWRLCYYIGGGMGLLLLLLRVSIFESGMYDAIKNSTVQRGNFLMFFTNRDRFFRYIKGVVIGLPVWFAIGVLITFSDKFAKEMGIANIDPGKAIMYQYFALSFGDLSAGLLSNFLKSRKKALFVFFGILSLFMILFFTQHGGSADNLYWLCAGLGFGSGFSVLYITMSAEQFGTNLRASAAISIPNMVRGGLPIILLLFRGIRSLTGDYITGGWITGAIIMLIAVLAALYTKETFGKDLNFIEE; from the coding sequence ATGATAAAAGATACAAACCCTCAAACTGCATTTGCTGCAACTGCCGGCCTACCTAAACAATTAGGCGTTCTTTCCTTACCTGTTATTGTTGGTGCGCTTGGGCTTTTTGTTGATGTATATGATCTGCTGCTTTTCGGAATTGTAAGAAAACCAAGCCTGGCCTCATTAGGATTAAATGCTGATCAGATCTTATCCAAGGGCGAATTTATTATCAGTATTCAAATGCTCGGACTGGTGATTGGTGGAATACTATGGGGCATATTGGGTGATAAAAAAGGAAGACTGAATGTATTGTTTGGATCTATCCTTTTATATTCATTGGCAAACATTGCTAACGGTATGGTGCAAACGATTCCACAATATATTATTGCCCGTTTTATTGCAGGTATCGGTTTAGCTGGCGAACTGGGCGCAAGTATCACATTAGTAGCAGAGATCTTACCTAAAGAAAAAAGAGGTATCGCTGCATCTGTAATTACAAGCGTAGGTGTATTTGGAGCTGTAACCGCATTTTTGGTATATCAAACTTTTGGCGATTGGCGACTATGCTATTATATCGGCGGTGGTATGGGACTACTGTTGCTTTTATTAAGAGTAAGTATTTTTGAAAGCGGTATGTATGATGCAATTAAAAACTCAACTGTACAACGTGGTAATTTCCTTATGTTTTTTACAAACAGAGACCGTTTTTTCAGATATATCAAAGGGGTGGTAATTGGTTTACCCGTATGGTTTGCTATTGGCGTATTAATTACTTTTTCTGACAAATTTGCCAAAGAGATGGGTATTGCTAACATTGATCCCGGCAAAGCAATCATGTATCAATATTTTGCTCTGTCCTTCGGAGATCTATCTGCAGGACTGTTAAGCAATTTTTTAAAAAGCCGCAAAAAAGCATTGTTTGTTTTCTTTGGTATACTTAGTTTGTTCATGATCTTATTTTTCACACAACATGGTGGCAGCGCAGATAATTTATACTGGCTATGTGCAGGACTCGGTTTTGGATCAGGGTTTTCGGTATTATATATCACCATGTCGGCCGAACAGTTTGGCACTAATTTAAGAGCCTCCGCTGCTATATCAATTCCCAATATGGTACGTGGGGGATTGCCAATCATCTTACTTCTTTTCAGAGGAATTCGTTCACTTACCGGAGACTATATTACCGGCGGCTGGATAACGGGAGCCATTATTATGCTCATAGCAGTACTTGCAGCCTTGTATACCAAAGAAACCTTTGGTAAAGATTTGAATTTTATTGAAGAATAA
- a CDS encoding YkgJ family cysteine cluster protein: MSEKLLVDWEKKSAERQKAYKQYLHRADKKKVLKVLPDLHEEAFSKIDCLQCGNCCKGYSPRFKTPDIKRIAKHLKMKEGDLINNYLRVDEDGDYVMRAAPCSFLGEDNYCSIYEVRPTDCQRFPYTDEDVLLKRQPLTLKNSTFCPAVYYVLERLIEMK, translated from the coding sequence ATGAGCGAAAAATTACTAGTTGATTGGGAAAAAAAATCTGCGGAAAGACAAAAGGCATATAAGCAATACTTACATAGAGCGGATAAGAAAAAAGTGCTGAAAGTATTGCCGGACCTGCATGAAGAAGCTTTTAGTAAAATCGATTGTCTGCAATGCGGCAATTGTTGTAAAGGGTATTCTCCCAGATTTAAGACTCCGGATATAAAGCGGATTGCCAAACACCTGAAAATGAAGGAAGGTGATTTGATCAACAATTACCTTAGGGTAGATGAGGATGGTGATTATGTGATGAGGGCGGCTCCTTGCTCGTTCTTAGGAGAAGATAACTATTGCAGTATTTATGAAGTACGTCCTACGGATTGTCAGCGTTTTCCATACACCGACGAAGATGTGTTATTAAAAAGACAGCCATTGACATTAAAAAATTCTACGTTTTGCCCGGCTGTATATTATGTTTTGGAACGTTTGATAGAAATGAAATAG
- the gcvP gene encoding aminomethyl-transferring glycine dehydrogenase gives MNLFEKQQNEFAGRHIGPNKKDTAAMLSVIGVNSIDALISKTIPDSIRLTEQLAIPSAISEFDYLSDLKNIAEKNKVFKSYIGQGYYDTITPSVILRNVFENPGWYTQYTPYQAEISQGRLESLLNYQTLVSDLTALPIANASLLDEGTAAAEAMAMLFNHKNKDHDHITAPKFFVDQNVFAQTKDILITRAAPIGIELVFGNFSSATVDETYFGAIVQYPDSNGSVVDYREFINKVHAVNAMVVMATDLLALTLLTPPGELGADVAIGSSQRFGVPMGFGGPHAAFFATKDEFKRNIPGRIIGISIDAQGNRCLRMALQTREQHIRREKATSNICTAQALLANMAAMYAVYHGSDGLTNIAKRVSILALTLSEELSALGFENTNRYFFDTLKIKVPDTTIIRKLAEQHEINFHYFNDNHIGISVDETTSQRDIVDILYIFAATINIETATAEFDNEAALNNIPSALTRTSSFLTHSVFNTHHSESQMMRYLKFLENKDLSLNTSMISLGSCTMKLNAATELIPVSWPEFSKLHPFAPAAQTKGYSQIITDLENYLSTITGFAATSLQPNSGAQGEYAGLLAIRNYHISRGEAHRNVVLIPISAHGTNPASAIMAGMKVVVTKCDDAGNIDVEDLKAKAEEHKDDLSALMVTYPSTHGVFEESIKEICGIIHQFGGQVYMDGANMNAQVGLTSPGIIGADVCHLNLHKTFAIPHGGGGPGVGPICVAEQLVPFLPKTDSHLNQTGGSVSAAPYGSASILLISYAYIKLLGAEGIRNATEYAILNANYMKARLEKYYKILYTGKNGTAAHEFIVDLRPFKTSAGIEAEDVAKRLMDYGFHAPTLSFPVPGTLMIEPTESEDKHELDKFCDALISIYHEIKTIEDGKADKKDNLLKNAPHTQAVICANDWTKPYTREEAAFPLAYVKGNKFWPSVSRVNNTHGDRNLVCTCEPIEAYM, from the coding sequence ATGAACCTTTTTGAAAAACAACAGAATGAATTTGCAGGCAGGCATATCGGACCTAATAAGAAAGATACCGCAGCAATGCTATCGGTAATTGGAGTAAACTCTATCGATGCATTGATCAGTAAGACTATTCCCGATTCTATACGATTAACAGAACAACTGGCTATTCCCTCGGCTATAAGTGAATTCGACTATTTAAGCGACCTTAAAAATATCGCTGAAAAAAATAAAGTTTTTAAAAGCTATATCGGGCAGGGATATTATGACACCATTACACCTAGCGTTATTTTAAGAAACGTCTTTGAAAATCCGGGGTGGTATACCCAATACACGCCTTATCAGGCAGAAATTTCTCAAGGAAGATTAGAAAGTTTATTGAACTACCAGACATTGGTAAGCGATTTAACCGCTTTGCCTATTGCCAATGCAAGTTTGTTAGATGAAGGTACAGCAGCAGCCGAAGCGATGGCAATGTTGTTTAATCATAAGAATAAAGATCACGACCACATTACTGCGCCTAAATTTTTTGTAGATCAAAATGTATTTGCACAAACAAAAGATATTCTGATCACCAGAGCCGCTCCGATAGGAATTGAATTGGTATTCGGCAATTTTTCTTCGGCAACGGTAGACGAAACATATTTTGGGGCAATCGTTCAATATCCGGACAGTAACGGTTCGGTTGTTGATTACCGTGAGTTCATCAATAAAGTTCACGCAGTAAATGCAATGGTTGTAATGGCTACTGATCTGTTGGCATTAACTTTATTAACTCCTCCAGGAGAACTAGGTGCTGATGTAGCCATCGGTTCCTCACAACGTTTTGGTGTACCAATGGGATTTGGTGGCCCACATGCTGCTTTTTTTGCTACAAAAGATGAATTCAAAAGAAATATTCCCGGAAGAATTATCGGCATCAGCATTGATGCACAAGGTAACAGATGCTTACGTATGGCATTGCAAACAAGAGAGCAGCATATCCGCAGAGAGAAAGCTACCAGCAATATTTGTACAGCACAGGCATTGTTAGCCAATATGGCTGCAATGTATGCCGTATATCATGGAAGCGATGGACTAACAAATATTGCGAAACGTGTAAGTATTTTAGCATTGACCTTAAGTGAAGAATTAAGCGCTTTAGGATTTGAAAATACCAATAGGTATTTTTTTGATACACTTAAAATAAAAGTACCCGACACTACTATTATTAGAAAATTAGCTGAACAACACGAAATAAATTTTCATTATTTTAATGACAACCATATCGGTATTTCAGTAGATGAGACAACATCACAAAGAGATATTGTTGATATCCTGTACATTTTTGCTGCTACTATAAATATTGAAACTGCTACTGCAGAATTTGATAATGAAGCTGCGTTAAATAATATACCATCGGCACTTACAAGAACATCCTCATTCTTAACGCATTCAGTATTCAATACACATCATAGCGAAAGCCAGATGATGCGATATTTGAAATTTTTAGAAAACAAGGACCTGAGCTTAAACACATCGATGATCAGCTTAGGTAGTTGCACCATGAAGCTGAATGCCGCAACAGAATTAATACCTGTTAGCTGGCCTGAATTTAGTAAGCTTCACCCTTTTGCCCCTGCAGCTCAAACCAAAGGGTATAGTCAGATAATTACTGACCTAGAAAATTATTTAAGCACTATCACTGGGTTTGCTGCTACTTCTTTACAACCCAATAGCGGCGCACAGGGAGAATATGCAGGATTACTGGCTATTAGAAATTATCATATTTCAAGAGGTGAGGCGCATCGGAATGTTGTATTGATACCCATCTCGGCGCATGGCACTAACCCTGCTAGTGCTATCATGGCAGGAATGAAAGTGGTAGTTACCAAATGTGATGATGCAGGAAATATTGATGTTGAAGATCTGAAAGCTAAAGCAGAAGAACATAAAGATGATCTGTCTGCCCTTATGGTTACTTATCCTTCCACACATGGTGTGTTTGAAGAAAGTATCAAAGAAATTTGCGGTATTATACATCAGTTTGGCGGACAAGTGTATATGGATGGTGCCAATATGAATGCACAGGTAGGGCTAACCAGCCCGGGCATTATTGGCGCAGATGTATGTCATTTAAATCTGCATAAAACGTTTGCCATACCACATGGTGGTGGCGGGCCAGGTGTTGGCCCTATCTGCGTGGCAGAACAGTTAGTGCCATTCTTGCCAAAAACAGACAGTCATTTAAATCAAACCGGTGGTAGTGTTTCAGCCGCTCCATATGGCAGCGCAAGTATTTTACTCATCAGTTATGCGTATATAAAATTATTGGGGGCAGAGGGCATTCGTAACGCTACCGAGTATGCGATTTTAAATGCCAACTATATGAAGGCAAGACTGGAAAAATATTACAAGATACTATACACCGGTAAAAACGGAACTGCTGCACATGAGTTCATTGTTGACCTGCGCCCTTTCAAAACCAGTGCCGGCATTGAAGCTGAGGATGTAGCTAAACGTTTGATGGATTATGGATTCCATGCTCCTACCCTTTCTTTTCCTGTTCCAGGCACTTTGATGATTGAGCCTACAGAAAGTGAAGATAAACATGAACTGGATAAATTTTGTGATGCATTGATCAGCATATACCACGAAATAAAAACAATTGAAGATGGCAAGGCAGATAAGAAAGATAATCTTTTGAAAAATGCACCACATACACAGGCTGTGATTTGTGCTAACGACTGGACTAAACCTTACACCAGGGAAGAAGCTGCATTTCCTTTAGCATATGTAAAAGGAAATAAATTCTGGCCAAGTGTAAGCAGGGTAAACAATACTCATGGCGATAGAAACCTGGTGTGTACCTGTGAGCCGATTGAAGCCTACATGTAA